The DNA window ACTGAAACTTACATTGATGGTTCCTCATAGCCTCCCACTAAAGATTGAGAGGTGGATGAGTCAGTATAGTTTATCTTCACTTTAGAGAACTAGTTTGACGAAGATAGACACAAACCTGGTATCATCATTTGTAGAGAGATGGCATCTAGAGAATAGAGATATATTCATTTCACATGTCATTTGGTGAGATGTGCATTACTCTGGACGATGTATCTTATCTACTTCACCTTCCTATCAGGGAAGTGTTATGGAGCCGCGAGATGTCACTGAAGAAGTTGTTATTGCACTTGTTGTAGATTACTTAGGAGTGTCACAAAGTGAGGCAGTAGGACATGTTCGTAGCTGCAAGGGTGCTTATTATAAGATGGAATGGTTATGCGACTTATTCAAAGATCATCGAGCTGCTTGTAGATGGGAGTTTGCGACCAAAGCATAGCTGCAAGGGTGCTTATTATAAGTTGGAGTGGTTATACGACTTATTCAAAGATCATCGAGTTGCTTGTAGATGGCACTGCGCGACCAAAGCGTATATGCTGATGTTGGTGGGTTCCACAATTTTTGCCAACAAGATTTTTACGCTTGTTGGGGCACGGTATTTGTTACTATTTACAGATTTGGAGAGATGTGAGGGATATAGTTGGGGAGCATCTGCATTAGCTAGCCTCTATAGATATCTAGGATATCCTTCCATGTTCAGTTGCAAGCAACTCAGTGGATATCCTACTTTACTTcaagtatttattttaatttagtttatttattaaatttgtttattAATAGTATTAATTTTGTAACAATGTTGGATTCACGAGTATTTTTCCAACACTTGAAAAAAACGAGAGAATTGGAAAAAAGTTGATAATTGTGGACTTCCTCGAGCTATAAGATGGTCCTATAAGCAAGGAGTCCTAAAAGTGGATGAGTTGAAACTTATTTTGGAGGAGCTGGCACATACCGACGTCACGTGACACCCATTTGAAGATCACAGAGCATGGTGCCAATTTGACGAGTTATGCCTGTACAGGGGGTGTGTGAAGTGGGGAGACACAATTGTTCCATACTTCCCTAAAAAATATATACGTCAGTTAGGATATATGTAGTATGTTCCACCACTACCTCCTGGTTATGTAATGATTGATGACATTGATGTTGAGTGGATTGGTTACCATCAGAACATCGTTGATGTGATTCGTCTGACATTATTGGTCACCACTCCATGTGATGTAGATGTTGGATACCTGAAGTGATATCATCGTGTTTCACATCCTTGGTTGATACCCCCTCATGATGCGCCGAGAGAGGTGTCAATTTCTTCTTACGAAGCAGAACCATCTGATTTGAGTTGGGCTCATGTTTCCACCTTGCTTCATCGTTATCTCCGACAAGTTGCTACTGACGAGGATGACccactattttttaatttatttgaagcTCTACACATTTCTCGTTCGCATTGATTTATGTTTATACTTTTCATATGTATTAATTTTTGgacttatgttatttttcttatcAGTTATGTGATCTTGACACAAATGAAATTCAAAATCAATGACATAGTTTAATCTTCAAGTTTCGACTACATATATTAATACTCAATGACATAGTATACTTATGCTAAGCTAACACATGATAGTAATACAGGCGTAAGTAGTTACCTATGTTGTAGACGTCCTACAAATCCTAACATCCAAAATGTTGCTGCTGGAGAACGAAATTTCTTCCATTTAATATGGATGGTGGCATTAAGGAAAGATCTTTATCCGTCAAAATCACTTGTGGACACAAATTTTTCTCCACTAACAATTGTTTAAGCTTATCCAACACCAACATAAATTGTTTGTCTGCTCATACTCCATATAAGCAACTGTAACACCAAATATCGACTCGGTTGATGTCATGCTAACAATTATAAACAAAGGTTGTCTATATTTGTTTTTCTTGTAAGTGTTGTCGATATCTAACACAATAGGAAAAATATTCAACTTAACTGAATCTGGATGAgcccaaaaaatatctctcacaacttctAGGACATTTTTTTCTACTCTAGTAAACATAGCATGTGCCCTCTATAAGCTTAAACAAATAATGTATCGCACTTCTAGGACCTCTTATTTCTTTTTGTAACATACTCTTATGCTTATATATTTGTGTGACCAAAGTGATATTCTCATGATCTTGCTCTTGCTAGAAAAACAATACGTGTCTAGGTAgagcatgttttttttttaaaatcaacctgtTGTTTCTCATATGTGGTCAACCTACCAACAAAGGAATGACCTTCTAATCTATTAGGTAAACCATGATTATAATTCCACATTTTACATCAACCTTCCATTTGGAACCATTTTTCGTTAGAGTTAACCTAATTTTAAATGGACATCCGCATTTCTTAGCGCACTTTGTGTTCCGGTTTATGTATTCTTGTATTTTCCATCTTTGTCGCAATTAAGTGTATGAGGTAAAGTTTTCCATCTTGTGGGCTAGTTTGGATCGGGGAGATTCAACAAACCCGACCCATTTCGAGGATCTTCCACAACTATCTCTAGAACCCGTTTCTTTTTCTTCCGTCTCTTACACCAATACAACTTCGATTCACCTCCATTTACTCCCCTCATCTTCACACGCTTCAACAAGCCCCATCTCAAAACATTCGCCATTCTGTAATAAAGATCTTTCCTTGACATTTGTTGAGTTCAGTAgagtaattttttttgttttgctaAGAGCATCTTGAACTATGAATTATAATTGATCAATTTAATGTCGTTGTTATGCAGATTGATTCTGTGTGCATTTCGATTTTTCTTTTTTCATCTAAGAGGTGAATAAATGagataattttgttgttgttgttgttgttataattcCATTTCAATTCTGCACTCTACGTGTCTGGTAAAATGACACAGtagattttattcaaaatttGCATCGAATGTATCTTAGTTTACGCActatttagtttattattattagtattagctCTTCTGATGCTGCTTTTTCAGTTAAGTTAGTTAACATGCCATTCTAAGTTTtctatcattttaattaattagttcatGTCTATTTTAATTTCATTCCTTCTGTTGGGTGAGAGATACTATAGTTTTAAGATTGAATGTGGATTTTCTTAAGTGTGGTatattttttagatagttttgttagTGCTGTTGCTTGCTTTTGTAAATTGTATGAATTATTAATGCAAATGATATATGAGTAGATTTAATAAATGTGATGTTCTTTTCTCTATTTCAGAATTGGACTGTGGGCTGTGGCCATTATCCAGTGTACTTAAGGTTTTTTTTCCAATTGAGAGATGAAAATATGCTGTTGATTTCATTGTTTGCGCCGCTGCACTCTCAAACGTGAATTCATTTATTTCACGCCAATCAATTCTTGCCAAATATTACTATAATGCAACTGTTTTGCAGCTCCTGATTCTATTACACAAACGATGATTCATGTTCAAATAGCTAAACACTTACCAAAACCCTTAACCCTCTTCTTCTCATCTTTTTCTTGTTCATTAGAACAACAACAAATTGCTGTAACTTCCGCAGTTTCAATCCTCACCAACCAACGTTCCAAATCCCGCTGGAACACTCTCCATTCCCTCTACCCAAACGGCTTCAACCCAACCGATTTCTCCCAAATCACTCTCCACCTCAACAACAAACCCCACCTCGCACTTCACTTCTACCAATGGACCAAATCCAAATCCCTCTGTCACCACAACCTTTCTTCCTACTCCACCATCATTCACATCCTCGCACGTGGCCGCCTCTACTCACACGCTTACAACACCATCAGAACCGCTCTTCTCAGCCCCGAGACGCCGGTGAAGCTTTTCGAGATTCTTGTCAATTCTTATCGAGATTGTGGTTCTGCTCcttttgtttttgatttgttgattgaaGCGTGTTTGCAGTCTAGAAAAATCGAACCTTCCGTTGAAATTACTAGAATGTTACTCTCCCGTGGGATTAGCCCCAAGGTTATGACTTTGAATTCTTTGGTTTCTAGGGTTTGTGGAAAATTGGGGGTGGATGTAGGGTATGAGATTTACCGGGAGTTTTTTAGGTTAGATgaagaaaaatatgatttttcgAAAAGGGGTTTTAGagttgttaaccctaatgtgcatACTTTTAATACATTGATGTTGTGTTGTTATCAAAATGGTTTGATGGAGAAGGTTGAGGAAATTTGGGCTGAAATGTGTGAAATGAATTGTGATCCTAATGCTTATAGTTATAGTTTATTGATGACCGCGTTTTGTGAGGGAGGGAGGATGGGAGATTGTGAAAAGATGTGGAAGGAAATGAGGAAGAAGGAAATTGAGCCTGATGTGGTTAGTTATAATACCATAATTGGTGGGTTTTGTAAGATTGGTGATGTTGGAAAAGCCGAGGAGTTTTTCAGAGACATGGGATTGGTTGGTATTGATGCAACAGTTTCGACTTATGAGAATCTTGTTAAGGGGTATTGTAATGTTGACGATGTTGATTCAGCTGTTCTTGTTTATAAGGATATGTGCAGGAAGGATTTTAGACCTGATGCATTAACTGTTGATATGGTGGTTAGGTTACTTTGTGATAGAGGTAGGGTTGAAGAAGCTATGGAGTTTTTCAAGAGTGGAGTTGGTAAGTTTGGTTTGGTTCCAAAGGAGAAGAGTTACGAGGCCTTGATTAAGGGGTTGTGTTTCGAGGGGAAGATGGGAGATGCTTTGAAGCTTCAGGCAGAGATGGTAGGAAAAGGGTTTGAACCGAATTTGAATATATATGAAGGTTTTATTGATGGGTATATTAGGCAAGGGAACAAGGAAATGGCAGAAGCTTTGAGGAAAGAAATGGTGCAAACTCATGCAGAGCTAACAGATTAATTACTTTTTGTTTGCTAACTATAAAATCCGAAATCTGTATACTAGTCTGTTTTCTTGTTTCCTTGGACTCATTCATAATAGCAGATTGAACATGAATCTGGTACTGGTAGGCTTTTTATGAATTCCTGTTCTTGGTGTATCTGATACATGGTAACTTTGTGCGAGAAACAGAATCAAACAGGTCAATCTGATAATAATGTCGAACAGAACTGAACAGATCAATCAAAAATGTCGAACTCCATGGACCAATTTTGTATTACAAATGCATGTGAGTTTTTAAGTCATACATCACTAATAAACTAGGATTGTCTCATGTAAAATATGGAAAAGTATTGCAGAATAAACAATGCTTAATCTAATATTTTTACAGGGGAATTAAATGAGAATCACAGAGAGGGCAACAGATAAAGATAAAGGTTAAAAAGAGAGGATGCCAAGGAGTGAAACCATGACACAAAGGCCAAAGCTGCAGATATCCTGTACCTGCAGCAAAGCTTTATAGGACAAAAAGATCCTTGAGAATTAAGCAAGAGATCTACAACACTAGCTGTTGAGGAAGCTGCTGCTAGTGTGAGTGTTGATAAAATCTGCAGCAAATAAACTCAAGTTACCTACAGATGGTTGGTTGCCGGTATCGGTCGCGGCCAATTCAAACATGCACTTAAAAAACTTAATAGATTAGTGAGAAAGTTAAGTATATACCCAAAGCTAATGTGAAACTACCAAGGCTAAGTGCAAAAGTTTGGTCTGGTTATACCTTGGAGTTTCACATTAGCTTTAGTAGATGGAGTTTCACATTATCTTGGAGTTCTAGACTACAAACAAGCATATTGATTTGTTGTTGTTctgatgaagaagaaaaagatgagaAGAAGAGGGTTAAGGGTTTTAGTAAGTGTTTAGCTATTTGAACATGAATCATCGTTTGTGTAATAGAATCAGGAGCTGCAAAACAGTTGCATTATAGTAATATTTGGCAAGAATCGAGAAGCAACAAGAACAAACGACACGGTAGTACTACTTCAATCTGGACTAGCTGTAATATTTTGTGCTGCTGTGCTCTTTGAGACGCCGCCGTAGTATTTTGCGCTGCTTCACGTGTGCTTCGACCTTAAGGTTCGTAGTCATTCATTTATCCTATATTGATCTAATTTATAGTTTGATCTATTCCGTTTTGTTGATTAATTTGTTCATGCAAGTTTAGTCATTATACAGTTGTGTTATACTGTTTTGTTTGCTTTGTCGCTCTATTGGGTAGTTTAGTTAAGCTTTGTCCTACTTTCAAGCTCCAGCTAGAGAAAGAGACAAGTAGCTCTTCGGAAATCTCAAAgatcttctctttctcctttctcCAAATACCAGCTAGTATCTCTTAATAACCCCTACCAATCACTTCTTCCCTAATCAATCTCCAATTATTATGGCTACCCTTTATTCAACATACTGTCGTCCATTTCCATCCGCTTCGTTTCCACCTTCTTTTCTTTCCTTCGGCCAATCTGTTACATTCTTCAACCGTTTTCTTTGCCCTCGATGtttctctcaaatctcaattCCATTTGCTACAATTTGTTTCGGGTTTCTACTTGCGTTTTATAATATCTTTTGTTTATTTcatctaaattttaatttttatcatatttttgtaTGAATTGGACAATGTGT is part of the Vicia villosa cultivar HV-30 ecotype Madison, WI linkage group LG2, Vvil1.0, whole genome shotgun sequence genome and encodes:
- the LOC131650524 gene encoding pentatricopeptide repeat-containing protein At2g15980-like, with amino-acid sequence MIHVQIAKHLPKPLTLFFSSFSCSLEQQQIAVTSAVSILTNQRSKSRWNTLHSLYPNGFNPTDFSQITLHLNNKPHLALHFYQWTKSKSLCHHNLSSYSTIIHILARGRLYSHAYNTIRTALLSPETPVKLFEILVNSYRDCGSAPFVFDLLIEACLQSRKIEPSVEITRMLLSRGISPKVMTLNSLVSRVCGKLGVDVGYEIYREFFRLDEEKYDFSKRGFRVVNPNVHTFNTLMLCCYQNGLMEKVEEIWAEMCEMNCDPNAYSYSLLMTAFCEGGRMGDCEKMWKEMRKKEIEPDVVSYNTIIGGFCKIGDVGKAEEFFRDMGLVGIDATVSTYENLVKGYCNVDDVDSAVLVYKDMCRKDFRPDALTVDMVVRLLCDRGRVEEAMEFFKSGVGKFGLVPKEKSYEALIKGLCFEGKMGDALKLQAEMVGKGFEPNLNIYEGFIDGYIRQGNKEMAEALRKEMVQTHAELTD